The stretch of DNA ATATCTCTAAATATATAGGTTTCCATTTTCTACAATGAACttcaatttgaaatttattcgtCCCTGTCTAGAGATAgaaaaagaattaaataatattcaattttttgtataaaacatGCCGATACAAAACACAATACAAATAAAGTCACATTTTACATGCAAGAGTACTTGAATGCGCCAATAGCAACGcgctaaaaatcaaaaattctgcACAAACATGCATGGCCGACGCAACCCCCAAAACCACACAGCGTCGGGTTACGCGTCCCTCCTATCAGCAACCGAATAATCATAACCGCGAACAACTCATAAAACGATCTTAGACAGATTACCTCACACGAACCGCCCACAGCCACTATCCagccaaaaataagaaaaacggGCTCTCCATAACTAACCGATGCCGCCGGTCACACCAACCATGCATATCTGAGCAGTACTGGCATTACGAAAATATATACATAATTCTCCAAAAcgatacacaaaaaaaatcaatcatataaaaaaaaaaaagtggagaCTTAGCGTGTTTGTTGTATCATTCCGCTTCTGCATGCGCTCAACTACTCTCCGCTCAGAGAACACTCACGGACGCGCATCTAAATATGACGACGAACCGTAACCTCTCTACGATGAAAGCACTGCAACGCATTGCACCCAAGAGAGTTCAGCTTCTCTCACTGAGCCTCTCCAACGTAAACAGGATGAGAGAGCACAAACAGAAAAAACCAACACACTGAAACCGGACACATGATGAAGAATTAATTTCCCATCGTTTGCGTTAATTGTATATTCAATATTCCAATTCATGTATCCTGAATTCATAGATGATGCATTATGCAGAAGAACTATGAGACACAACACGACacattttttagaaaattatttCGGAACGTTTTGGAAACAAAACTTTTCCAACAAAACTTTAAAGAAAGAAACACGAAACAAAACCAAGCGAGCGAATCGAATTGAAAACACGTCATCTCTCGATGACTGCTCACGCGAGACtccagataatgtactaaaaactagaaaataaaaaattaaaaaaactttttaagttaaacggtttaatgtactaaaagctagaaaataattagacaagtagcagttagtagttatcacatcccttccttcattaatctggGGCAacgataagactaaaataaaatagtgggggCCATCGGATTTTCATTATcaacagttagttgtttcatcataagtccatgattttattttagtcttatcgtTGCCCCAGATATTATTCTgggaaggaagggatgtgataactactaactgctacttgtctaattattttctacctTTTAATGTATAAACCgtttaacgtttttttttttacttttttatgtaTATCTAATAATAGAGCTCCAGCGTATACCATTACACAATGATAGTAGATTAGATTATGCTAAATTAGAATAAGCATTATATTCGCTGATTAATGGAATGTTTTGGTTTCGTTGTCATTGTTGCCATGAAAGCGGTTCGAACCTGGTGCATTCGAATACACTTATATATCTTTTCCAATAACTGTCATTGATGATTGGTCGATTTGATTCAGAATGAATATTTATCTAAACATGATTTAAAATGCATTATCGCACAACTATTCTGTCGTGTATTATGAACAACACATCAATCGACTCTATCTTGCCACTGATGTTCTTATCTAGTGATGATACAGCATGTATGTTATCACAAGTAATTCACTCTCTCCAGGCCCCCTAAATAGGTTACTCTCATTCGCGCCTGGTTCAACCGTTCACTTTCCAAAACCAGAGAACTCATTAGAGTTGAATTCCGATGAATCACGATGAAAACAACACTCCAAAACGCTATGTCATCGGCGGTTGTAAACCTTCAGTTCACTATCAGACGTTTAACGAGATTGGATGTTCAAACACTGTCGCGCAGATACTCTTGCAACGAGATTATACATATCTGTCCCAACCCACCACTGGAGCTTTAGTCATTCAAATACGTCCGAGTTGTTCACATCGCTTAACTAGTTTCAGCGCGTCGAGTGCATCGAGTGCATAATTCCCACTTCCGGTCAATTAAGCAAACGCGGCGACGATGATGGAACCGTTGGACGCGATCATCACCGTGGTGATGATCGGTTTGGCCGCCTATCTATACCTGAACAGGCTGCACTCGTACTGGGCGGACAGAGATGTACCCTATGTGAGTCCGGATTTCTTCTACGGTAACTCCAGAACCTTGGGTCGCACGGAACAATTCGCTGTTATGTTGCAACGGTTCTACAACGAGCTGAAAGGATCGAATCCCTTCGGAGGAATTTACATGTTTATGAAACCGGTGGCGATAGTGACGGATTTGGAACTGTTGAAGTGTATCTTCGTGAAGGATTTCGAAAATTTCCATGACCGAGGAACTTATTTCAACGAAAAGCACGATCCGTTGTCAGCGAATATGTTCAACCTGGCCGGAAACAGGTGGAAGGAACTGAGGCACAAGCTCTCACCCACATTCACCtcgggtaaaatgaaaatgatgttCCCAACGATTGTGGCCGCGGGGAAGCAGTTGAACGAGTTTCTAGAGGAAATGGTTGAGCACGAAAAGGAGATCGAGATGAAGGACTTGTTTGCACGATACACGACGGACGTGATTGGTACGTGTGCCTTCGGGATCGAATGCAACTCTCTGAAGGATCCCAACGCTTCCTTCCGCGTGATGGGGCGGAGGATCTTCTCGACGCCAAGTGGGAGGGTTAAAAGATTCTTGATGTCTTCGGTGCCAAAGATTGCCAAGGTTTTGGGAGTGAAAGGAATCGATTCACAGGTTACGAACTTTTTCGCTGGAGTCACTCGGGAAACTATCGACTATCGGTTGAAGAATAACGTTAAGCGGAACGACTTTATGGATTTGCTGATGCAGTTGAGAAACCCAGACGAAGAAAAAAGTGGAGAGGGATTGCTGTCGTTTAACGAGATTGCCGCCCAAGCGTTTATATTCTTCTTGGCTGGTTTTGAGACGAGCTCAACCCTGTTGACCTGGACGTTATACGAACTTGCGTTAAATCAAGACGTTCAAGAAAAAGGACGACAGCACGTTGTGAGTGTTTTGGCTAACAATAAAGGAGAGATGACATATGAATCTGTACTTAGCATGAAGTATTTGGATCAAATATTGAACGGTATTATAGCTATGTTCTTATAGAGAAAACTGTTATTAATCTGTATTTTTCAACTCCAGAGGCCCTCCGGAAGTATCCTCCCGTGCCGGTTCATTTTCGGGTGACATCTAAAGACTACCAGGTTCCCAATTCCAAATCAACCCTCGAAGCCGGAACTCGCATCTTCATACCGGTGTACGGAATCCATCACGATCCGGATGTGTTTCCCGAGCCGGAGAAGTTTGACCCCGAACGGTACACTCCCGAGGAGGAAGCGAAGCGGCACCCTTACGCGTGGACACCATTCGGTGAGGGACCGAGGATTTGCGTAGGACTCCGTTTCGGGATGATGCAGGCTCGCATCGGTCTCGCGTATATGTtgaagaattttaaattttcaatcggGGAAAAATGCGAGGTGCCTTTGCAGTTTGATGTCAAAAGTTTCATACTAGCCCCGAAAGGAGGGCTGTGGTTGAGAGTGGAGAAGATTTAGAATATCACTGCGTGGGTGTGGGTCTTGGGGTAGATTCCCGTACCTGTGCacatatttattaatttttattgttttatagcTATATTTCAAGATGTTATGGTCATCGATCGATTCTCCTCATCACAAATAGTCCGAAATTAAACTATGATTGTGCTTTTCACAGaatcataaaaatttaaaaattgtagtgaccactgaaacactgaactttgATAACTATGGAATTTCATTTAGAACACTAAGCTTAAGAGCCAGTATAATATCCCGGTAGAAGACAAATGAAGCAAGGGATAGAAAGCAGTTGCttgataatatatttctgtacgTTTATTCTATTGCTGAAAACATGCTGAATTATGTTGTGGACATTATAAGGTGTTATTTTTGGTTTGTTTGGTAATTTTTgatgatattaaattgaagaacTAAGTACTCCAATATTTTTAACTAAACAAAGACCTAAAGTCCCAATAGAAACGGTGAAAAAATCCATTTGATAGTTATCCTTTTTTAGTGTGAACCCTTATTACCTTTACCCAAAATAACGAAATATTGTGAATTTAATTGTGGTGACTGTCAATGATCAATGTCGATGTCAATGataatgatttcaatttttaaatattttcaaaaaaaagtttccatATTTTCAAATAACAGCATTTATAAGCTACGGATTTTTTTTACTgttacaattttatttatattaataattatgtattttatttatatgaacACTTTTATTCACTTTATTCAGTGCCACGTAACGAGATAACACAAGTCAAGCACGATAAAAGAAGACCACGAGCCGCAATGCCGTCTCGTTAATATTATCTAATTGTGCTTACCTATGTTTACCTTACCTAATCTGACTGGTGCGGTGTATGGCGAGGCACGTCGCTTCTATTTGGATAATTCATCAAGTAGTATTTTTTTGACTACTGGAAAGCCGTCTCGGTTTGTTGAATCCAAATTTGTATCAAATCTAACAAACATCAATGTAGGTTTGGAAGCAGTTTCAGGTTTCTACGATGGGGATGTGCGAGAACTTGAAAACGAATACAGATAGAAATGATGTAACTGTTACTGAAAACATACATGTGCAGATTTCGGTGCTTTGATGCCATTCTTACTATATCTCACTCCTTGGCAACCGTCGATCGTTTTCTGATACAATCATCAACAACGCTTTGTTTATAAATCGACTCAGTAAGGACACGATGAACCCAACATGAATTCTAAACAATTGATTAAACTGTGTAGTTAGCTCAATTTTTAGCAACTGATACTAAGCAGCCTTAGAACGTGTATAAGCATCGTCAAAAAAATGAGTAATTTAGagcttttgacgaaaaatttttttttatgtaaataaaacaatttttaggTGCAACATTTATTTTTGCTTTCCAAGTACATATGGAAATTGGGTAACACTGGTCAGGATCGTTTGAGGCATATTTTCACGCCTATAACTTTCCGTCTCTTCTTCTGTGCCAGTTTAGCTGGTTTTAATTTATGTTATGTTTCGATTGGATTTCTTATTTTGTGACTGATTAAGGTACCCAATATATCCTGAAAGCTTCgagttaaaaatttgaaaaaatactgaacatACATCTCACtaaggtgtatcaagaaaaattattaaaaaaaaaatcatcaaaaattgaagtactaaaaagtattgaaattttaaatgtgttcctacggctttccTAGATATATGTGATGTTTTTCaggtttttttcagtgttgcgcggcacaatttttttttatatttccgaaGGGCTTGGTTGGGTTCGGGAGTAAAAAAAGCCCCCaatccaaatcaccagctgtatggaaaatattgtatagggtacttcatatgaaattttgacagtagtaccatatatttgagttcttatatggt from Toxorhynchites rutilus septentrionalis strain SRP chromosome 3, ASM2978413v1, whole genome shotgun sequence encodes:
- the LOC129775506 gene encoding probable cytochrome P450 6a14 — its product is MMEPLDAIITVVMIGLAAYLYLNRLHSYWADRDVPYVSPDFFYGNSRTLGRTEQFAVMLQRFYNELKGSNPFGGIYMFMKPVAIVTDLELLKCIFVKDFENFHDRGTYFNEKHDPLSANMFNLAGNRWKELRHKLSPTFTSGKMKMMFPTIVAAGKQLNEFLEEMVEHEKEIEMKDLFARYTTDVIGTCAFGIECNSLKDPNASFRVMGRRIFSTPSGRVKRFLMSSVPKIAKVLGVKGIDSQVTNFFAGVTRETIDYRLKNNVKRNDFMDLLMQLRNPDEEKSGEGLLSFNEIAAQAFIFFLAGFETSSTLLTWTLYELALNQDVQEKGRQHVVSVLANNKGEMTYESVLSMKYLDQILNEALRKYPPVPVHFRVTSKDYQVPNSKSTLEAGTRIFIPVYGIHHDPDVFPEPEKFDPERYTPEEEAKRHPYAWTPFGEGPRICVGLRFGMMQARIGLAYMLKNFKFSIGEKCEVPLQFDVKSFILAPKGGLWLRVEKI